The Sus scrofa isolate TJ Tabasco breed Duroc chromosome 6, Sscrofa11.1, whole genome shotgun sequence region TCTgggaggtccctttgtggctcagaggtaacgaatctgactagtatccacgaggacaaggatttgatccctggccccgctcagtgggttaaggatccagcattgctgtaagctgtggtataggtcacagacacagcttggatcccatgtggctgtggctgtggctgtggctgtggctgtggctgtggcttgggcccgcagctgcagctctgatttgacccctagcttgggaacttctacctgcTGTGGCTACCAAAAAAGGGTTTGCTCTGGAAGTTGATAGGTGGATGGCAATGGGTTTGCTTCCTGCCGGCAGGCATTCCCAGGGCTGAACCATGGCTGCCCCTTTCAGCCAGGGCAGGCTCTTCAGTTTGCCACACATTCCACGTCTCCTGGCTACCTTGCTCCTTACAGCTGGCCCTTGTTCCCGTTTCTGTCACCTAGCTGGCCTCTAGACAGCCGAGTTTGCAACCCCTCAATGGTGTCATGTGTCAAATGTCTGGCACAGGCCTGCACCACCACCACTGATAATACTAATAGTAGTCTTCTTTCATCCACATAACCACGACCATACTAGGCAGTTTCCAgagctctcctttttttttttttcccttttcttttttcctatgtaagttcccaggtcgaattggagctgcagctgccggcctacaccacagccacagcaacgccagctctgagccacatctgtgaccttccttGAAACTTgccacaatgtcagatccttaacccactgagcgaggccagggattgaacccacatcctcatggatgctagttgggtcctttccctgctgagccataacaggagctccATCGAGtgctttacttttatttatttgtctaagCTTCAGAGAATCCTATAGGGTAGATACTGTTATTATCCCcttttacagatatggaaactgaggctcagggagatgcaatgacttgcccaaggaaaAGCCCAACTTGGaaatggtggagctgggatgGAACTTGGGAAGTGCAGAACCTGTGTCCTTCACTACCCAATGTTCggagacacccccccacccctgcacaccCCTCCCGCCCAGGCCCGGGCctcacagccccgccccctcttcctttctctccagggGAGCCGGGCTCCATGACTGTAACCTGGACCACATGGGTCCCAACCCCCTCTGAAGTGCAGTTTGGGCTGCAGCTCTCAGGGCCCCTGCCCTTCCGGGCTCAGGGCACCGTCAGCCCCTTTGTGGATGGTGGCATCCTCCGGCGGAAGCTCTACATACACCGGGTCACACTGCAAAAGCTGCTGCCCGGGGTCCAGTACGGTGAGAAGACCCCTGGGCCCAGGCGTGGAGAGGGCATGGGAGGAGGGGCGGGATATGGACTGGAAGCTACCATTGGCAGGTGGCTCAGGCTGGGCCGCTAACCCTCTGCTTATCTGCAAGCCTAGGGCACGAGCCGCTGGTGTGAAAATGGAAGGTGTTGGGGACCGGGGTGCAGTGGACAGAAGGGGCCCTGGGTCAGATGCGTTCAGTCCCGTGGAAGATGGATGCGGTGAAGCAGACGTCCtggaacccccaccccacccctgcccccactgaCCGCGACTTTTTCCTTCGCCCTCAGTTTACCGCTGCGGCAGTGCTCAGGGCTGGAGCCGGCGGTTCCGATTCCGGGCGCTGAAGAATGGGCCGCACTGGAGCCCCCGTCTGGCTGTGTTTGGGGACCTGGGGGCTGACAATCCCAAAGCCCTACCCCGGCTGCGCAGGGACACCCAGCAGGGCATGTACGACGCTGTGCTCCATGTGGGTGAGGCATCGgccaggatggggagggggcttgggTGGGAGGCAGCGCCAGGACCGTGGGGGGGGAACCTGAGCTAGCATGGTTCGGAAGCTGGCCCTGGAGATGGCGGTGAGACAGGCTGCCCACGTGAAAATCAGTTCTGACAGAGACGCCTGCGCTGGTTTTCTCCCCTGCTTTCTGGTTCTGAGAGCGGAGTTCTGAATTCATAGGGCTGTTGTGATGACTAAATAAGTTGACATTGCCTGGCATGTTGTAAGCGCTACCTAAGTGTTGGTGTTCGTTGTCCTTGTCGTTGTTGCTGTGATTTGAGAGGACAGGAACCACATGGGAGCTAGAGATTGGGGCCCATACAGTTCAAGGCCACAGACTCTGGAATCAGACTCCCAGGATTTGATGCCTGGATCTTCACTAACCAGCCCTGTGACCTTGAACGAGCACTTCACCCCTCTGGGCCTCTTTCCCCGTCTGAAGTGGGGATCATCCTAATAGCTGCTTCAGAGGGTGTTTTGAAGATTCAGATGATCAAATATGTAAAGCGTTTGGAACTGCGCCTGGTACAAAACCCATACCAGACTATTTCAGCCTGAATGGTGTCATTGCTCTGGGAAGGGGTGAGatggtgggcagagctgggggctggTATGATCCGGGCACAGGAGACCGGCGTGCCTCTGCGGGGGCCTCAGGGTCCAGAGGTTCAGGAAACGCTTCCAAGGGCCTCTTCGGGTGGGTGTGAGGTAGGGATCGGAGAACTAGGATGGCTTGGGGGCCAGGGCTTGCACAGCCCACGCCTGGCCAACCAGGCCTCTCAGTTCTCGCATGAGCAGAAGGGGGTCTGGGTCTTCAATCCCTCCtccgccccacccctgcccccaggagacTTTGCCTACAACATGGATGAGGACAACGCCCGCGTTGGGGACAGGTTCATGAGGCTCATCGAACCTGTGGCCGCCAGCCTGCCGTACATGACGTGCCCTGGGAATCACGAAGAACGCTAGTGAGGCCCGAGGGCTTCAGGGAGGGCGAGGGCCCAAGCAACACGAACAGTCCTTCTTAGTGTCTCACCTTAGTCTCTCATACTGCAGCAGCTCATTTTGTGGCAGCAGAAGAGACAAGGATGAGGGATGAGGGCTGAGCAGGGAGCCAGGCCTGGCCTGACAGTGGGAGGTGGAGGCGGGCAGGTGTCACCCaaaccccacccccgcccaccccacccccgccaaacaCTCTTACTTCCCTTTCCAGCAACTTCTCCAACTACAAGGCTCGCTTCAGCATGCCAGGGGACAACCAAGGCCTGTGGTACAGGTAAATTGGGAGGGGTGGGGCCAGGAGACTGGCCTCCTGCCCCTGGAGGATGGGAGATGCCGAGGAGGACCCCCCCCAGCTCTGACCCCTGCCCTTTGACCCTTCCAGCTGGGACCTGGGCCCGGCACACATCATCTCCTTCTCCACCGAGGTGTATTTCTTCCTCCATTACGGCCACCACCTGGTGGAGAGACAGTTTCATTGGCTGGAGAGGGACCTCCAggtaaggggggtgggggaggtcccCCTTggacctgcctcccctccccctctccagccccgcccctcacTCTGGGTCCTCTCTCCAGAAAGCCAATAAGAACCGGGCAGCCCGGCCCTGGATCATTACCATGGGTCACCGGCCCATGTACTGTTCCAATGCCGATTTGGATGACTGTACCTGGCATGAAAGCAAGGtgaggacccccccaccccccccaaggTGCTGAAATCCAGGTGTGGGGCTGGCCGGAgtcccccctcacctccttgcTCTTCCTGCCCAGGTTCGCAAAG contains the following coding sequences:
- the ACP7 gene encoding acid phosphatase type 7 isoform X2 — its product is MCCLRPCWSCCCLLLFFSLGVQGSLNPSAAPEQVHLSYPGEPGSMTVTWTTWVPTPSEVQFGLQLSGPLPFRAQGTVSPFVDGGILRRKLYIHRVTLQKLLPGVQYVYRCGSAQGWSRRFRFRALKNGPHWSPRLAVFGDLGADNPKALPRLRRDTQQGMYDAVLHVGDFAYNMDEDNARVGDRFMRLIEPVAASLPYMTCPGNHEERYNFSNYKARFSMPGDNQGLWYSWDLGPAHIISFSTEVYFFLHYGHHLVERQFHWLERDLQKANKNRAARPWIITMGHRPMYCSNADLDDCTWHESKVRKGLLGKLYGLEDLFYKYGVDLQLWAHEHSYERLWPIYNYQVFNGSQETPYTNPRGPVHIITGSAGCEERLTAFTLFPRPWSAVRVKEYGYTRLHILNGTHVHIQQVSDDQDGKIVDDVWVVRPLLGRMMYH
- the ACP7 gene encoding acid phosphatase type 7 isoform X1 — translated: MCCLRPCWSCCCLLLFFSLGVQGSLNPSAAPEQVHLSYPGEPGSMTVTWTTWVPTPSEVQFGLQLSGPLPFRAQGTVSPFVDGGILRRKLYIHRVTLQKLLPGVQYVYRCGSAQGWSRRFRFRALKNGPHWSPRLAVFGDLGADNPKALPRLRRDTQQGMYDAVLHVGDFAYNMDEDNARVGDRFMRLIEPVAASLPYMTCPGNHEERYNFSNYKARFSMPGDNQGLWYSWDLGPAHIISFSTEVYFFLHYGHHLVERQFHWLERDLQKANKNRAARPWIITMGHRPMYCSNADLDDCTWHESKVRKGLLGKLYGLEDLFYKYGVDLQLWAHEHSYERLWPIYNYQVFNGSQETPYTNPRGPVHIITGSAVSRAGALGLSPHAVYGGWALLPVGCHAVLYIAATSKLSTRGVPCTLWHAHCTDAEAAARTVNYSFKVAGSDLLVRSRAGGLLLSL